The sequence CGAGCAAGGTTTGCCAGCATGATGTCCAGTGAACCTGACATTTCGCCCGTTCGTAAAAGCTGAATACAGAGCGGGGTAAAGATTGCCGCTTTCTGAAAGGATGACCAGACGGGAAGTCCTTTTTCAATATCTTCGCGTATTCTGCAAAGGATCCCTTGCCAGTAGCCGCTTTCTACGGTCTCTTCTGCGCTCTCAAGCCCCTGTAAAAAGGCAATGCCTGCCTGCTGTGTGAGCGACAGTACGGTGAAGATCTGCCCCAGCTTTTGCCCTTTCGCCAGCGCCCCCATTACAGGTAGATGCAGAAGAAATCGCTGCCAGCGAGGCGTGTGACGCAGAGTCCAGGCGGCGGCTACCGGAACAAGCAGCACCGCGAACAGTGCGAGAGCGTAGGACTGCATAAACGCGGATATACCCATCACTATCCGCGTCAGCGCCGGAAGGGGAGTGTTAAACGTTTTGTAGATTGCGGCGAACTCGGGCAACACCAGGGTGACCATGGCGAGTACGACGAGTACCGCCAGCGTCAGGATGATCGCCGGGTAGCGCAGCGCTTTTTTCACTTTCTGACCGAGTTGCTGCTGCGCTTTTTGTTGCTGGGCGAGCTGGCGACAGCACTCTTCCAGCTTCCCTGTCAGCTCACCCGTTTTTACCATTGAGATATGCAATGGGGTAAAGACCGCGGGCCACCGCCTGAGCGCCTCAGAAAAAGGGCACCCTTCACTGAGTTCATCGGCAACGCTTTGCAGCAGTGCCCGCCACGGTTCTGATGGATGCTGGTCAGCCAGCATTTGC comes from Enterobacter kobei and encodes:
- the hofC gene encoding protein transport protein HofC, coding for MATNHLWRWRALSTEGEPRSGTIWATDRNAAFTRLMRNDLHPLALSRCPQRHRWRPHHCYEIFRQLATLLQAGLTLAHSLQMLADQHPSEPWRALLQSVADELSEGCPFSEALRRWPAVFTPLHISMVKTGELTGKLEECCRQLAQQQKAQQQLGQKVKKALRYPAIILTLAVLVVLAMVTLVLPEFAAIYKTFNTPLPALTRIVMGISAFMQSYALALFAVLLVPVAAAWTLRHTPRWQRFLLHLPVMGALAKGQKLGQIFTVLSLTQQAGIAFLQGLESAEETVESGYWQGILCRIREDIEKGLPVWSSFQKAAIFTPLCIQLLRTGEMSGSLDIMLANLARHHTEQTFQLADNLAALLERLLLVVTGIIIGTLVVAMYLPIFHLGDAMSAG